The following coding sequences are from one Arcobacter nitrofigilis DSM 7299 window:
- a CDS encoding nuclear transport factor 2 family protein — MNFKQHAQNYALFFENLNRDLDINDYRIIFSEDIYFEDPFQKINDLSSLIKIFNHMYETLEEPSFNVTEIITKENISYLRWIFKYKTSKISKEYELFMGVSRVEFSSKGKVVSHIDYWDSGVNIYEKVPVLKYIIKYIKNKLKA, encoded by the coding sequence ATGAATTTCAAACAACATGCCCAAAACTATGCTTTATTTTTTGAAAACCTAAATAGAGACTTAGATATAAATGATTATAGAATTATATTTAGTGAAGATATCTATTTTGAGGATCCCTTTCAAAAAATAAATGATTTAAGCTCTTTAATAAAAATCTTTAATCACATGTATGAAACCCTAGAAGAACCAAGTTTTAACGTCACTGAAATAATTACAAAAGAGAATATTTCATATCTTAGATGGATTTTTAAATATAAAACTTCAAAGATAAGTAAAGAGTATGAATTATTTATGGGTGTAAGTAGGGTTGAATTCTCTTCCAAAGGTAAAGTTGTCTCACACATTGATTATTGGGATAGTGGTGTAAACATTTACGAAAAAGTACCTGTTTTAAAATATATTATAAAATATATAAAAAATAAACTAAAAGCATGA
- a CDS encoding NAD(P)/FAD-dependent oxidoreductase encodes MKIAVLGGGISGLGSAYLLSSKHEVDLYEKDNRFGGHARTTQVEEDGKKFGVDTGFLVFNHATYPLLTKLFEKLDVKIENSDMSFGFWDTKSNIAYNGESLKGMFFQKKNLFSPTHYKMIKDILNFNERANLDLETNSPQLNKSLGEYIKNYSEAFKNRYLIPMGAAIWSTPSDKMYDFPAYTFINFFKNHGLLGVNSHHQWLTVSNGSINYVNKIIDKISGKTILNSDVISVTRENNKVVLYHANNSKSSYDKVIFAMHAPEALELLKDSTSNEEEILSAFKYKSNSALLHNDNNVLYPNKKIYAAWNYKSYENSKNATLSYWINRLQNLKSKKDYFVSLNEIDHVENIIEKIEYAHPQFDIKAINIQKRRDEINGVNNTYFAGAYWRYGFHEDGLWSANTIAQELGCGL; translated from the coding sequence ATGAAAATTGCTGTATTAGGTGGTGGTATAAGTGGGCTTGGAAGCGCCTATTTATTGAGTTCAAAACACGAAGTTGATTTATATGAAAAAGATAATCGATTTGGTGGACATGCTAGAACCACACAAGTGGAAGAAGATGGTAAAAAATTTGGAGTTGATACTGGCTTTTTAGTATTTAATCATGCAACCTACCCTCTTTTGACAAAACTATTTGAAAAACTTGATGTAAAAATAGAAAACTCAGATATGAGTTTCGGTTTTTGGGATACAAAATCAAATATAGCTTATAATGGAGAATCATTAAAAGGAATGTTCTTCCAAAAGAAAAACCTTTTTTCTCCAACTCATTACAAAATGATAAAAGATATATTAAATTTTAATGAAAGAGCAAATTTAGATTTAGAAACAAATTCACCCCAATTAAACAAATCTTTAGGGGAATATATAAAAAACTACTCAGAAGCATTTAAAAATAGATATTTGATTCCAATGGGTGCAGCTATTTGGTCAACACCTAGTGATAAGATGTATGACTTTCCAGCTTATACATTTATAAACTTTTTCAAAAATCATGGATTATTGGGAGTTAATAGTCACCATCAATGGTTAACTGTATCAAATGGAAGTATAAATTATGTAAATAAAATTATTGATAAAATTTCAGGAAAGACTATCTTAAACTCTGATGTTATCTCTGTTACTAGAGAAAATAATAAAGTGGTTTTATATCATGCAAATAACTCAAAATCAAGCTATGACAAAGTAATTTTTGCTATGCATGCTCCAGAAGCTTTAGAGTTACTAAAAGATTCAACTTCTAATGAAGAAGAGATTTTAAGTGCTTTTAAATATAAAAGTAATAGTGCCCTCCTTCACAATGATAATAATGTTTTATATCCAAATAAAAAAATCTATGCGGCTTGGAATTATAAAAGTTATGAAAATAGTAAAAATGCCACTTTGTCATATTGGATAAATAGATTGCAAAATTTAAAGAGTAAAAAAGACTATTTTGTATCTTTAAATGAGATAGATCATGTAGAAAATATTATTGAAAAAATTGAATATGCTCATCCTCAATTTGATATAAAAGCAATAAATATACAAAAAAGAAGAGATGAAATAAATGGAGTAAATAATACATATTTTGCTGGTGCATATTGGAGATATGGTTTCCATGAAGATGGTTTGTGGAGTGCTAATACTATTGCACAAGAGTTAGGATGTGGATTATGA
- a CDS encoding SAM-dependent methyltransferase, translated as MKKLWHKFGENLLSKIQIGNLKVTYPNHQIKYYGNKLDEEISLEIYDYSFFKNLLFYGDIGFAESYMNKEFSVNNLTNLIKLALLNSKHIGIKSEDNTKNFLINLLPHFNKVKHLLRKNSKKNSRKNISEHYDLSNEFYKLFLDDTMMYSAAIFKDKDEDLYTAQKRKIEHLANKLNIKKGDNVLEIGSGWGSMALHLAKEKQCKVTTVTLSTEQKRLCEEKFKEHKVEESIDILLKDYRDLEGKFDAIIAVEMFEAVGKEYFDIFFKKCESLLKPSGVVVLQIITMPDQRYKHYSNSTDFIQKYIFPGGHLPSVSKILETTTKHTNLNLLHMEEFTEDYAKTLNIWYQNFLNKKEEIKKLGFDEYFLRMWEMYLNYCEAAFITRNVNLVQVTLTRDQNINLNKGLVA; from the coding sequence GTGAAAAAATTATGGCATAAGTTTGGTGAAAATTTATTATCTAAAATTCAAATTGGTAATTTAAAAGTAACCTACCCAAATCATCAAATAAAATATTATGGAAACAAACTAGATGAAGAAATTTCTTTAGAAATATATGATTATAGTTTTTTTAAGAATCTTCTTTTTTATGGAGATATAGGCTTTGCAGAGAGTTATATGAATAAAGAATTTTCTGTAAATAATCTAACAAATCTTATTAAACTTGCTTTATTAAACTCAAAACATATAGGAATAAAAAGCGAAGATAATACAAAAAATTTCCTTATAAATCTTCTTCCTCATTTTAATAAAGTAAAACATCTATTAAGAAAGAATTCAAAAAAGAATTCAAGAAAAAATATTTCAGAACACTATGATTTGTCAAATGAATTTTATAAACTTTTTTTAGATGATACAATGATGTATTCAGCTGCAATATTTAAAGATAAAGATGAAGATTTATATACAGCTCAAAAAAGAAAAATAGAACACCTTGCAAACAAACTAAACATCAAAAAAGGTGACAATGTACTAGAAATTGGTTCTGGTTGGGGTTCTATGGCTTTACACTTGGCAAAAGAAAAGCAATGCAAAGTGACAACAGTAACTTTAAGCACTGAACAAAAAAGACTTTGTGAAGAGAAGTTTAAAGAACATAAAGTGGAAGAAAGCATAGATATTTTACTAAAAGATTATAGGGATTTAGAAGGTAAATTTGATGCAATTATTGCTGTAGAGATGTTTGAAGCAGTAGGAAAAGAGTACTTTGATATCTTCTTTAAAAAATGTGAATCATTACTAAAACCAAGTGGTGTTGTTGTTTTACAAATAATAACAATGCCAGACCAAAGATATAAACACTATAGTAATAGTACAGACTTTATTCAAAAATATATATTTCCTGGTGGACATTTGCCAAGTGTTTCTAAAATATTAGAAACAACTACAAAACATACAAACCTAAATTTATTACATATGGAAGAGTTTACAGAAGATTATGCAAAGACTTTAAATATCTGGTACCAAAACTTCTTAAATAAAAAAGAAGAGATAAAAAAACTAGGTTTTGATGAGTATTTTTTAAGAATGTGGGAAATGTATCTTAATTATTGTGAAGCTGCATTTATAACTAGAAATGTAAATTTAGTACAAGTTACATTGACAAGGGATCAAAATATAAATTTAAATAAAGGACTAGTAGCATGA
- a CDS encoding lipocalin family protein: protein MRVIFLLLFFFFSLYAKTPQSVNYVDPKLFSGTWFEIARTYNYFEKNCLAPTVEYKLVDSNEFKVLNRCYDKNDTNNIIQYEGKAVPKEKDSMSKIDMTYFYIFTSEYRILYLNNYQTAVMASSDFENIWIMSKTKNIKKDELNKILKFLDSFMDTSKLIYSNHS from the coding sequence ATGCGTGTAATATTTTTGTTACTATTTTTTTTCTTCTCTTTGTATGCAAAGACTCCCCAAAGTGTCAATTATGTTGATCCTAAGCTTTTTAGTGGAACTTGGTTTGAGATTGCACGTACATATAACTATTTTGAAAAAAATTGTTTAGCACCTACTGTTGAGTATAAACTAGTTGATAGCAATGAGTTTAAAGTACTCAATAGGTGTTATGATAAAAATGATACTAATAATATCATTCAGTATGAAGGAAAAGCCGTTCCAAAAGAAAAAGACTCTATGTCAAAGATAGATATGACATATTTTTACATATTTACAAGTGAATATAGAATCCTTTATTTAAACAATTATCAAACTGCTGTAATGGCAAGTAGTGATTTTGAGAATATTTGGATTATGAGTAAAACAAAAAATATAAAAAAAGATGAGTTAAATAAGATTTTAAAATTCTTAGATAGTTTTATGGATACATCAAAACTTATTTATTCAAATCATTCATAA
- a CDS encoding MFS transporter has protein sequence MNKIFEKIAYGLLAIPVAFLGLPIYIYLPNFYVNEVGLNIALVGIALFLSRLLDMVSDPFIGLISDKKIKKSYLIGLGSIILLFSFYFLIHPTSSNSFWWLFIFSALTYISWSFVNIPYLALNAELGKDYHDNTKLSFSREVFTIVGVVIALLLPYIYNISEDAKESLNLLFKTSLIVFPIVILIFILFIKEDKSKVETLAFIESLKKFKKDFSKANNIFIAFILNNLANAIPATLFLFYVQLVLKTPEYTGALLLVYFLSAVIALPFWIYLSKKINKQKVWISSILFAVVSFSFVPFLGEQNYILFGIISFCTGISLSADMAIPASIQSDIAQKSKTLGNQISGVLFGFWNMITKLSLALAVFITFIVLELVGFDVNNISNLALNTLIVLYSILPILLKLLAVFFIKKYNQQY, from the coding sequence ATGAATAAAATATTCGAAAAAATTGCTTATGGATTACTTGCTATTCCAGTAGCTTTCTTAGGACTTCCTATATATATTTATTTGCCAAATTTTTATGTAAATGAAGTAGGATTAAATATTGCTCTTGTTGGTATTGCACTTTTTTTATCAAGACTACTTGATATGGTTAGTGACCCTTTTATTGGACTTATTAGTGATAAAAAAATAAAAAAAAGTTATTTAATAGGTCTAGGGAGTATTATTTTGCTTTTTAGTTTTTATTTTCTTATTCATCCTACAAGTTCAAACTCATTTTGGTGGTTATTTATCTTTTCTGCTCTTACTTATATATCTTGGAGTTTTGTAAATATTCCATATCTTGCTTTAAATGCTGAACTTGGAAAAGATTATCATGATAATACAAAACTATCATTTTCAAGGGAAGTTTTTACAATAGTTGGCGTAGTTATAGCACTTCTTTTGCCTTATATTTATAATATATCTGAAGACGCAAAAGAGAGTTTGAATTTACTTTTTAAAACCTCCTTGATAGTCTTTCCGATAGTTATATTGATTTTTATTTTATTTATTAAAGAAGATAAGTCTAAGGTTGAAACTTTAGCTTTTATTGAAAGTTTAAAGAAGTTTAAAAAAGATTTTTCAAAAGCAAATAATATTTTTATAGCTTTTATACTAAACAACCTAGCAAATGCCATTCCAGCAACTTTGTTTTTATTTTATGTGCAATTAGTACTTAAAACACCTGAATACACAGGAGCTCTTTTATTAGTTTATTTTTTATCAGCTGTAATTGCTTTGCCTTTTTGGATATATTTATCTAAAAAAATAAATAAACAAAAAGTCTGGATAAGTTCAATTCTTTTTGCAGTTGTATCTTTCTCTTTTGTTCCATTTTTAGGAGAGCAAAATTATATTTTATTTGGAATTATATCTTTTTGTACAGGAATAAGTTTAAGTGCTGATATGGCAATACCAGCCTCTATTCAATCAGATATTGCTCAAAAATCAAAAACCTTAGGAAATCAAATATCTGGAGTACTGTTTGGGTTTTGGAATATGATTACAAAACTATCTCTAGCTTTGGCTGTATTTATCACTTTTATTGTATTAGAACTTGTTGGTTTTGATGTTAATAATATCTCAAATTTAGCTTTAAATACTCTAATTGTACTTTATTCTATACTTCCTATTCTTCTTAAACTTTTAGCAGTTTTCTTTATAAAAAAGTATAACCAGCAATATTAA
- a CDS encoding DUF1365 domain-containing protein, giving the protein MSHKFFDGRIYHKRFFPVEHSFKYKFFMLDIDLSDINSLKNTLFSTNKFNLFSFLSKDHFGQKKSFLDNVEYLLKAHNVEKSSRMHFVTLPRIINFVFNPISLLIINDENNKPSKLLAEVHNYNGGRVIYSLDLEEMKGNKYKGIVKKDMYVSPFFNRVGDYEFTFKYTENSMLIKIDLYENKNRVLCAYFNGNSLEFSSKNVLKLFFKHTFLTFFVVTRTIWQSLKLKRLGLVWKKPTKEDQIRRY; this is encoded by the coding sequence ATGAGTCATAAATTTTTTGATGGAAGAATATACCATAAGAGGTTTTTCCCAGTTGAACATAGTTTTAAGTATAAATTTTTTATGTTAGATATTGATTTAAGTGATATTAATTCATTAAAAAACACCTTATTTTCGACTAATAAATTTAATCTATTCTCTTTTTTATCAAAAGATCATTTTGGGCAAAAGAAAAGTTTTTTAGACAATGTCGAATATCTATTAAAAGCTCATAATGTAGAAAAATCTTCAAGAATGCACTTTGTAACACTTCCTAGAATTATAAATTTTGTCTTCAATCCAATAAGTCTTTTAATTATCAATGATGAAAATAATAAACCAAGTAAACTTTTAGCAGAAGTACACAATTACAATGGTGGTAGAGTTATTTATAGTCTTGACTTAGAAGAGATGAAAGGAAATAAATATAAAGGAATAGTGAAAAAAGACATGTATGTTTCTCCTTTTTTTAATAGAGTTGGAGATTATGAATTTACTTTTAAGTACACAGAAAACTCGATGCTAATAAAAATTGATTTGTATGAAAATAAAAATAGAGTACTTTGTGCATATTTTAATGGAAACTCATTGGAGTTTTCATCAAAAAATGTTTTAAAACTATTTTTTAAACATACATTTTTAACTTTTTTTGTAGTAACAAGAACAATCTGGCAATCACTAAAACTAAAAAGATTGGGACTAGTTTGGAAAAAGCCTACAAAAGAAGATCAAATAAGGAGATACTAG